ACACACCACCGACTAACACCGCCAAACCGATCAATGTCGGTGTAAAGAAGTTCAAACTCGGCAGCCCTGCATCTTCAACAAAGCTATTAATGATCAAGTTAGTTGAGGTGCCGATCAAAGTTAAAGTGCCACCCAAAATCGCCGCATACGAAAGTGGAATAAGTAGCTTAGAAGGAGCATGTTGCTGATTGCGTTTGATCGCACCGATCAACGAAACCACAACAGCCGTATTGTTAGTAAATGAAGAAAGTAACGCTGTGGAAACACCCAACTTTGCCACCACTGTACCAAGTCGACCTTCTGAAATGTTTCGACTTACCCAGCTGATTAAGCGAGTTTTCTCCAACGCACTTGAAGCGAGAATGAGCAACACTAAAGTGAGTAGTGAAGAGTTAGTAAAGTTACTAGCCAGACTGGATACATCAATCATTCCAGCCATAAACGCAATGAAAGCCGAGCCAGCAAAAATAAAGCTCGGCTTAATACGCGTCGTTAGAAGGCAAGTTACGATGCCAAGCAATAGCGCTAATACAAATCCTTGTTGCCACATATACCTGTCCTTGTATAGCGAGAGCCGAAGCTCCCGCCTATTGCTTTACATCGTTAATTACTTAAGTAATTGACTGATATCTTTGGCATTCCAGTGTGGGAAGTGCTTACGAACCAGAGCGTTAAATTCGATTTCAAACGCTGAGAAGTCACCGACTTTTTGCTCAACAGAATCCAAACGTTCACGGATAAGGCCCGCACCAACGGTGACATTGGTTAGACGATCAATCACAATGAAGCCACCGGTGTCTGCACTATCACGGTACTTATCCAGTGCAACAGTCTCATTCAATGACCACTCACACAGACCGATACCATTGAGAGGCAGCTCTGATGCTTCATGAGTCGCAAGATTGTTGATGTCATATTGATGACGAATGGCCGTCACTTGACCTACCGTCTTCTTGCCAGCGATTTTGATATCGTACTCACGACCTGGTTGCAGAGCTTGCTCCGTCATCCATACCACGTCCGCCAGAATGTGGTTAGTCGATGCCACTTCAGCACTCTCAAGTACAATTAAGTCACCACGGCTAATATCGATCTCATCCTCAAGCGTCAAAGTCACAGCAAGACCAGCCTGCGCCGACTCTAAATCGCCATCAAAGGTAACAATGCGTGCCACTTTCGAAGTTTTACCTGAAGGAAGCGCCTTGATTTCATCGCCTACTTTTACGCTGCCAGAAGCGATCGTGCCGGCAAAACCGCGAAAATCTAAGTTTGGACGATTCACGTATTGAACAGGGAAACGGAACTCACCAGCTGAGCGTTTCTGGTCGATATCAACGTTCTCAAGCACTTCAAGTAGCGATGGGCCTTCAAACCAAGCCAGCTCTTTACTTGCCGCTGCAACGTTGGCACCTTCTAACGCTGAAACCGGTAGGATCTGAATATTAGTCTCACCTTCTAGGTTTTCCGCAAACTCAAGATATTCATCACGAATCTCTTCAAAGCGATCTTGTGAGTAGTCCACAAGATCCATCTTGTTAACTGCAACCACAAAGTGCTTCAAGCCCAGTAGGTTTGAGATGAACGAGTGACGACGAGTTTGATCCAATACGCCTTTACGCGCATCAATCAAGATCACCGCCAGATCACACGTCGATGCACCGGTTGCCATGTTACGTGTGTACTGCTCATGCCCTGGGGTATCCGCAATAATAAACTTACGTTTTTGAGTCGAAAAATAACGGTATGCCACATCAATGGTAATGCCTTGCTCACGCTCTGCCTGCAGACCATCAACAAGTAGCGCGAGGTCAGGCTTCTCACCCGTTGTACCGACACGTTGGCTATCGTTATGAACCGCTGCCAGTTGATCTTCATAGATCTGCTGGGTGTCATGAAGTAAGCGACCGATCAAAGTACTCTTACCATCATCAACCGAACCACAGGTCAGAAATCTAAGCATCGATTTATGTTGGTGCTGACTCAGGTAACCTTCGATCCCAAGTTCAGCCAATTCAGCTTCTACTGCACTATTCATTTTTCTTTCCTTAGATCCTAGAAATAACCTTGACGCTTTTTCAGCTCCATTGAGCCCGATTGATCGTGGTCGATCGCTCGCCCTTGACGCTCACTGGATGTCGCCACCAGCATCTCTTCAATGATGCCTGTTAATGTATTGGCTTCAGATTCAATTGCCCCTGTCAGTGGGTAGCAACCAAGAGTACGGAAACGCACGCTCTTCTCTTCAATCACCTCACCCTCTTGCAGCTCCATACGGTCGTCATCGACCATAATCAGCATACCGTCACGCTCAACAACTGGGCGCTTCTCTGAAAGGTAAAGCGGTACAATCTCGATGTTTTCTAGGTAGATGTATTGCCAGATATCTAACTCAGTCCAGTTTGAAAGCGGGAATACACGTATGCTCTCGCCTTTGTTTACCTGACCGTTGTAGGTTTTCCATAACTCTGGACGTTGGTTTTTAGGATCCCATGTATGATTTTTGTCACGGAAAGAGTAAACACGCTCTTTCGCACGCGACTTCTCTTCGTCACGACGAGCACCACCAAAGGCTGCATCAAACCCATACTTGTTTAACGCCTGCTTCAAGCCTTGAGTCTTCATGATATCGGTATGCTTTGATGAGCCGTGTACAAACGGGCTACACCCCATCGCTAAGCCTTCTGGGTTCTTGTGAACCAAAAGATCAAAGCCGTACTTCTTAGCAGTACGATCACGAAACTCAATCATTTCGCGGAATTTCCAATCGGTGTCCACGTGTAGAAGAGGGAAAGGGATTTTGCCCGGATAAAACGCTTTGCGAGCTAGGTGAAGCATCACAGAAGAGTCTTTACCGATGGAGTACATCATCACTGGGTTATCAAACTCAGCCGCTACTTCACGGATGATATGTATACTCTCCGCTTCAAGCTGTTTTAGGTGGGTTAAACGTTCTTGGTCCATTTCAGTGCTTCCTTTAAGGCTCGTATCACAAGCGATGCCGTACTTGGTTCAACCAAGCATGAGAGTTAACTCATTCACCGTGATGTGAATTGACGTATTGGCTGGCAACACAAATACTTTGCGATGTACTCAAGCTCAATGCGCCCTCAATGAAAGCATTATGACGAGCCTCTCATATTACTGGAAATTCTAAAATTTCATTTTTTATTCGAAAAGCTGATAAGGAATCGTTGTCACCTTTATTCCTTATCAAAATGAATGGACTACCTTTAATAAACGCTTGTTGCGTATGGATTAATCGGTTTGAGACAAGAGTGGCAGAACAGCATAAAGTAATAAGATCAACATCACGAATTAACACATGTTGTACTCATTGTTGCACTCCACTTTGTTACATTACGCAACAAATTCTCTCCCCATCCAATCTTGGAGCTCCATAATGAAAGTTGCAATGAAACCTTTATCGCTAGCGGTACTGGCCGGACTAGGTTTAACTCTAGCTGGCTGTACAACCACCCCAGACACAGATGAAGTAATCAAGCTGCGCGTCGTAGAAACGACTGACATTCATACTAACCTAATGGATTACGACTACTACAAAGATAAGCCATCGCAAAAGATCGGTTTGGCGCGTACTGCAACTCTTGTTAAAGAAGCTCAAAGCGAAGTAACGAATAGCATTCTTGTTGATAACGGTGACTTGCTGCAAGGTAGCCCTATGGGTGACTACATGGCAGATAAAGGCATCGTTGCAGGCGAAGTTCACCCTGCATACAAAGCAATGAACCAGCTAGATTACGATGCAGCCAACATCGGTAACCACGAATTCAACTACGGCCTTGAGTTCCTAGAAGAGTCAATCAACGACGCGGATTTCCCATACATCAGCGCTAACGTTTACGACGCAAAAACGAAAGAGCACTACTTCACGCCATACATTATCAAAACGCACAAATTTGCAGATACTGCAGGCGTAGAACATGAAGTAAAAGTGGGTTACATCGGTTTTGTTCCACCACAAATCATGACTTGGGATAAGAAGAACCTTGAAGGCAAAGTTATCGCTCGCGACATCCTAGAGACGGCGAATGAACTGGTTCCTCAAATGAAGGCTGAAGGCGCAGAAGTTATCGTTGCGATCCCTCACTCTGGCGTTTCTCAAGACCCATACAAAGCAGGCGAAGAGAACTCAACGCTTTACCTATCTGAAGTAGAAGGCATCGATGCGATTGCATTTGGTCACTCTCATGCCGTATTCCCAGGCAAAGGTTTTGACAATATCCAAGGCGTTGATAACCAAGCCGGCACAATGAACGGTGTTGCTGCGGTGATGCCAGGTCGTTGGGGTAGCCACGTCGGTATTATGGATCTAACGCTGGCACAAAAAGACGGTAAGTGGGAAGTCGTAAAAGGCCAATCTGAAGCGCGCCCTATCTACGACAAAGTAGAGCAGAAATCACTGGCTGCCGCTGATGAAGGCATCGTAACGGCACTAGAAAAAGATCACGCAGGTACTCGTGACTTTGTAAACCAGCCAATTGGCCAAGCTGATGACGTGATGTACAGCTTCCTATCACTGGTACAAGACGATCCTACGGTTCAAATCGTTAACCTTGCACAAAAAGATTACGTTGAACGCTTTATTCAAGGTGATCCAGACCTAGACGGCACACCAGTACTTTCTGCAGCTGCACCATTTAAAGCAGGCGGTCGTAAGAATGACCCAGCAAACTTTACTGAAGTAGAAGCGGGCCAACTGACTTTCCGTAACGCAGCGGATCTATACCTATACCCGAACACCCTTGTTGCGATGAAGGTAAAAGGTAAAGAAGTGAAAGAGTGGTTGGAGTGTTCGGCAGGTCAGTTCAACCAAATCGACGCAAACTCGACAGCTCCACAATCATTGATCGAGTGGGATAACTTCCGTACTTACAACTTCGATGTTATCGATGGTGTCAACTACCAGATCGATGTGACACAGCCAGCTAAATACGACGCGAACTGTAAAGTGGTTAACCCAGAATCTGAGCGTATCGTAGGTCTGACTTACCAAGGTCAACCAATCGATATGGAACAAGACTTCTTAATTGCAACCAACAACTACCGTGCATACAGCGCGAAGTTCCCGGGCACAGGCGTTGAGTACATCGCTTTTGATGCACCAGACGAAAACCGTACGGTTCTAGCAAACTACATCTCTCGCGTAAGCAAAGAGCAAGGAAAAGTAAGCCCAACAGCGGACAATAACTGGTCTTTTGCTCCTATCGAAACGAGCAAGAAGCTAGACATCCGTTTTGAAACATCACCAAGCGAGAAAGCGGCACAGTTCATCAAAGAGAAAGGCCAATACCCGATGAAACGCGTTGCGACTGATGATGTTGGCTTCGGTGTTTACCAAATCGACCTCACTAAATAAGATTTTCAATATTCTTTAGTTTATGTTTCAAAAGGCTGAATTTAACGATTCAGCCTTTTTTCATATAGGTAAACCGCTCCTTTAAAATCTTTATTTTGCCGTACGTAAATCACCAATAGAGTTAAGTTTCAAGCCCATCCTTGGCTGTAAACGCCACAACCAAACCTCTCTATTTCAGCGCTAGTGTGCGAGTGAGCACCACATTTCGCGACCTACTGTAAACCTTTATCACTGCCCTTATCTATTTCATGCCCAGCAACCCGTCGCACGAAGTAAGACATTCCACATCGAATACAAAGCACCTCTCTTGTGAAAAGAATCTGACTTTAATTGTTAATAATCCTGAAAAGTATGCACCTCAGTATGGTGGTTATTGCGTGTGAGCAGCCTTCGTCAAAGACGACTTTGTCTCTGGCCGCACGCAACACATTCAACAAGCCGATACAGCTTGGCCACAGCGAATTAAGTAAGGTAGCTACACTATGATTGATAGTCCGTTTCGTTTACCACGTTATACACCTTTTGGTTTGGGTGAGTCTGTTGTCGAGTGGGCAACGGGACTCTCAAAATTGGATCGACTCTATCAAGACCGACAAAATGAGTTATCGAGCTTCGAATTCATGAATTACACGCTCTCGGCGCTTAATATCGACTACTCAATTGCATCAGGAAGCACGGAAAACATACCAAAACAAGGGCCGGTCGTGATTGTAGCGAACCACCCACTTGGTGCGATTGAAGGAGTGATCCTTGCCGATCTCGTAGGATCAGTGAGGAAAGATGTCAAAGTGTTGGCCAATGAACTGCTCAAGCGACTCCCTGAATTAGACGATCTTTTCATCGGTGTCGATGTCTTTAACAGCAAAGAATCAAAGCGTACCAATGCCAAGGCGATTCGAGACGCTAATCGCCACCTAGCTGACGGAGGATTGTTGATTGTGTTCCCTGCGGGCGAAGTGTCCAGCTATCGTAAAGGGGGGAAAACACTCACTGACATCGAATGGAGCAAATCGATCGCGAAGTTTGTTAAACGCCACCAAGCGGCAACCGTGCCTATCTTCATCAATGGTAAGAATAGCGAACTTTTCTACCAAGCTGGTCGCATCCACCCAATACTTAGAACTGCATTGCTGGGACGCGAGCTTCTTAATAAGCAAGCAACCACTATCTCCATCTCCATTGGCTCTTCGATTCCTTATTCAGAGATAACATCGCTTGAACAAGAGGTGGATATCGTCAACTACCTGAGACTCAACACCTACCTAATGAGTCAACAACAGACTTCAGAGACCACAACCAAGCCATCCTCTTTTGATACGCAAGTGATCGCCCCCATATCGTCACAAGTTTTGACGACTGAGATCGATTCACTCCCAGCTGAGATGAAACTCCTTGAGCAAGGGGAGTTTGAGGTCTACTGTACACCCAGCCAATCGATTCCTAATCTGATGCGTGAAATTGGCCGAGTCAGAGAAGAAAGTTTTAGAGATGTAGGCGAAGGTAGTGGGCTTGCCTGTGATTTAGATGAATATGATCTTTACTACCATCAACTGTTTATATGGAACAAAGCGAAGTCAGAGCTGGTTGGCGCCTATCGACTGGGTATGGTAGATCAATTAATAACAGAGCACGGCCTTGATAAACTCTACTCTCGTAGCCTGTTCAACTACAATCAAGAATTTATCGATACCCTAGAACACAGTATTGAACTCGGACGATCCGTGGTGAGTAAGCCTTATCAGAAGAGCCTCAATTCACTGTTACTACTATGGAAAGGTATCGCGACTTTCGTATCTCGCCATCCTCAATACACACACCTCTTTGGCCCAGTTAGTATTAGTAATGATTACAGTCACAGTGCACGACTGCTAATAGCCACCACTTTATCGATTCACCACTACGACAAAGAGAAGGCTAGCTTAGTTTCACCTTCATCACCTTTGACCAACAGCAATCATGTGTTCTGGCAAAACCACCTGCTCTCTTCTTTGGCAAGTGTGCCGCTACTTTCTAAAGTTCTCGCACGCATGGAACAAGGAAAAGGCCTGCCTGTCTTACTTCGTCAATACCTAGGAATGAACGGTAAACTGGTGTGCTTCAACGTTGATCCCTCGTTTAATAACGCCTTAGATGGCTTGATCGTCGTAAATCTTAAGAAGGTATCAGTAAAGACTCTAGGTAAATACATGGGAAAAGAACAGGCTCAAAATTACTTGGATCGCCATAGCAACTCACAAACCCAATAACTCGACCTAAGCTTGCGCTATACCTAGGCCATAGAAAGTGCGATCATCTTCGCATTGAAATGGCTTAGGTAGTGACCATGCACCGCGCATTAACAGAACAATTAGAAAGCTTTGGCTTTACCCCACCCCAGATAGAATCTCTGCTTGAGATAGCAAAACCGCTCGAGTTACCAACACGACACATTCTTACCAATCAAGGAGAGATGCCTGATTCGTTTTACTTCATCGTTGAAGGGTTATGCCATGCGTGTTACCTAACGGAAGAAGGCAAACAGTACAGCAAAGAGTTCTACTGGGAGCATGACTGGGTGATTGGCTTTGAGAGTTTAATAAAGCAGCAACCTTCTCCTTATCTACTCGAAACGCTCACTCCTATCTCACTGTTTGAGCTGCCAATGCAAGCTCTGACAGAGTGGCGCGAGACAAATAATCCTCTGTACCTCAAGTTACTTGAAACTCAACTGATGTACAAAGAGAACAAAGAACGTTTCATGCTGCTTTACACGCCAGAGCAGCGCTACCAACTGTTCTGCGAGCACTACCCAGATCTGCTGCAACGCTTAAATGACAATCAAATCGCAGCCTATCTTGGTATTACGGCGATCAGCCTAAGCAGAATCAAGAGCCGAATTAACAATGGTTAATGCATAGCCTCCAAGGTGCTGCTAGATTAGCGCCAAGTACAGATATAGGAAGATATTATGATCACTTGGTCGACCCCAACCTTTGCCGAATTAACCACAACTGAGCTGTATGAACTGCTGAAACTGCGAGTAGACGTGTTTGTTGTCGAACAAACCTGCCCGTACTCAGAGCTTGATGGTAAAGATACCCAACCCGGTGTGCACCACCTTTTGGGATATGAGGACGGTCAACTGATCGCTTGCGCTCGTTTGCTGCCTGCAGGCACCACTTATGACAACGTCAGTATTGGTAGAATTGCCACCAAAGCCGAGGCGCGAGGGGCTGGTTTAGGTCACAAACTCTTAGCACAAGCCATCAAACGCAGTCATGAGTTGTGGCCAAATAGCACCATTGATATCGGTGCTCAACAACATTTAGAAGCTTTTTACCAAAGTCATGGATTTGTGACGATCTCAGAGATGTACCTTGAGGACGATATTCCGCATATCGATATGAGATTACAGGGCTGATGTCCAACATCACGCTTGGGATCTTGCTGCTTGTTGCGGGCAACTTTTTTGCCTCACTCTCTGACGTGGCGGTGAAACTGCTCAATGGTGAAGTGCCACCACTGCAGTACATCTTCTTTCGCCAACTATTGTCACTGCTTTTGATTACGCCATTATGGTTAAAGCAAAACAGAGTACAACGCCGACTCAAGCAGGCAAAAATCACCTTTGCTCGAGGCCAGCTGATCTTAATCGGTAGTGGGTGTATGGTCGTGGCGATTACCCACTTACCACTGGCGACAGCCAATGCCGTATTTTACGTCGCACCATTATTGATGTTGCCATTGTCGATACTGCTGTTGGGAGAACGCCCTGCACTTGGAAAAGTCGTCGCCACCACCATCGGATTTATCGGTGCGCTCATCGTACTGAGGCCATCGCAGTTTCATTGGGCGGCGGTATTTGCGCTTGGTACAGCATGTACCCTGGCGCTGTTCAATGTCTTGGTTCGCAAACTTCCGAGTGAGCAATCGGTAGTGACGACACTTTGGTGGACAACCCTATTCTCGCTGCCTGCTGCGTTAATACTTTGCGTACTATTTTGGTCACCGATATCTTGGGGGCACCTTGGTTATATCGCCTTAAGCGCCACCCTGATATTGGCTTACAATGGACTAGCTGTATCTGCATATCAAAAAGCACACTCTAGCCAGATTGCACTGGCAGAATATTCAGGCCTCGTCTTTGTCGCACTCATCGGTATGATTTGGTTTAACGAAATCCCCGATATTCTCACCTTTATCGGCATCTTACTGATTGTGTTACCGCTGGCTCCGATTCCGCGCATAAAAAAAGGAGCGAGATAATCGCTCCTAATATACCAGTTCAGTATTTATTTGCTGCGACCAAAACCACCGTCAGATAGGCGGAAGAACATCACCGAACTTCCACCTTTCTCAAGCTGAAGAATGTCCAACTGACCATTCTCTGCTAGCTTAAATCGAACCAACTGCCCTTTTCTTATCTGACTCAGAGGTTTATCGTCCCCCTCAATCCGCACAAGTGCATTAAGGTCTGATAGTGGCAGTTGGTTGTTACGAAATACCTGCGCTAAAGTATCGCCTTGTTGTACCAAATACTCTTTCCAGTGACTTGATTTTAGAGATTGCTGTTGTTCACTCTGTTGTTCACTTAAACCGACAGTATTTATCTCAAGCTCAACACGACTGGCTGCCGGTGCGCTTTTCGTCTTTTCTGCTTTTGGAAAAGGAATGATCAGTAACAACAAAACGACAGGCGTAAGCACCATCAATGCGCGTTGATGTAATTTAGGCAAGCGCTGCCATAGGTCACGGATCTTATCTTTGGCATCACCAAATTCGATAGCACTGAATTTATCTTTGCACAGCTGCAAATAATCTACTTGTTGTTTCTTCTTATGACGACGATTCATACTACTGCGCCCTAACTGTTAATTAACTACAGTATAAAAACCAAAACTAGAACAGTATAGATTTTTCCTTCATTACGGGAGCAATGCAATAAAAATAGTGCCATTGTGATTTGAGTACATGAAAGCTAGAGCGAATCAGGGTCTAGCCGTTTCTTCGAGCAGTTAATACTGGTATTCTTACGTTTTTCGTACTGACACAAAAAGAGTAACTTTCATGTCTGAAGTAAAATTTGAAACTGTAGAGCAAAAAGCTAGCTACGGTATCGGTCTACAAATGGGCCAACAACTAGCTGGTTCTGGTCTTGAAGGCCTAAACGTTGACGCAATCGCTGCGGGTATCGCAACTGCACTAACTGGCGACATGCCAGCTATCGAAGTTGACGAAATCAACAAAGCACTTCAAGAGCTTCACACTCGTGCTGAAGCAATCCGTCAAGAAGCAGCTAAAGCAGCAGCAGCTGACGGCGAAGCGTTCCTAACTGACAACGCTCTACGTCCAGAAGTCACTGTTCTTGAGTCTGGCCTACAGTACGAAGTAATCACTGAAGGTACTGGTGAAATCCCAACGGCTGACAAGCAAGTTCGTGTTCACTACCACGGTGAGCTAACAGACGGTACTGTATTCGACAGCTCTGTATCTCGTGGTCAACCAGCTGAGTTCCCAGTAACTGGCGTTATCCAAGGTTGGGTTCAAGCTCTACAAATGATGCCTGTAGGTTCTAAGTGGAAACTATACATCCCACAAGATCTTGCAT
The Vibrio pelagius genome window above contains:
- the cysN gene encoding sulfate adenylyltransferase subunit CysN; the protein is MNSAVEAELAELGIEGYLSQHQHKSMLRFLTCGSVDDGKSTLIGRLLHDTQQIYEDQLAAVHNDSQRVGTTGEKPDLALLVDGLQAEREQGITIDVAYRYFSTQKRKFIIADTPGHEQYTRNMATGASTCDLAVILIDARKGVLDQTRRHSFISNLLGLKHFVVAVNKMDLVDYSQDRFEEIRDEYLEFAENLEGETNIQILPVSALEGANVAAASKELAWFEGPSLLEVLENVDIDQKRSAGEFRFPVQYVNRPNLDFRGFAGTIASGSVKVGDEIKALPSGKTSKVARIVTFDGDLESAQAGLAVTLTLEDEIDISRGDLIVLESAEVASTNHILADVVWMTEQALQPGREYDIKIAGKKTVGQVTAIRHQYDINNLATHEASELPLNGIGLCEWSLNETVALDKYRDSADTGGFIVIDRLTNVTVGAGLIRERLDSVEQKVGDFSAFEIEFNALVRKHFPHWNAKDISQLLK
- the cysD gene encoding sulfate adenylyltransferase subunit CysD translates to MDQERLTHLKQLEAESIHIIREVAAEFDNPVMMYSIGKDSSVMLHLARKAFYPGKIPFPLLHVDTDWKFREMIEFRDRTAKKYGFDLLVHKNPEGLAMGCSPFVHGSSKHTDIMKTQGLKQALNKYGFDAAFGGARRDEEKSRAKERVYSFRDKNHTWDPKNQRPELWKTYNGQVNKGESIRVFPLSNWTELDIWQYIYLENIEIVPLYLSEKRPVVERDGMLIMVDDDRMELQEGEVIEEKSVRFRTLGCYPLTGAIESEANTLTGIIEEMLVATSSERQGRAIDHDQSGSMELKKRQGYF
- a CDS encoding bifunctional 2',3'-cyclic-nucleotide 2'-phosphodiesterase/3'-nucleotidase, with product MKVAMKPLSLAVLAGLGLTLAGCTTTPDTDEVIKLRVVETTDIHTNLMDYDYYKDKPSQKIGLARTATLVKEAQSEVTNSILVDNGDLLQGSPMGDYMADKGIVAGEVHPAYKAMNQLDYDAANIGNHEFNYGLEFLEESINDADFPYISANVYDAKTKEHYFTPYIIKTHKFADTAGVEHEVKVGYIGFVPPQIMTWDKKNLEGKVIARDILETANELVPQMKAEGAEVIVAIPHSGVSQDPYKAGEENSTLYLSEVEGIDAIAFGHSHAVFPGKGFDNIQGVDNQAGTMNGVAAVMPGRWGSHVGIMDLTLAQKDGKWEVVKGQSEARPIYDKVEQKSLAAADEGIVTALEKDHAGTRDFVNQPIGQADDVMYSFLSLVQDDPTVQIVNLAQKDYVERFIQGDPDLDGTPVLSAAAPFKAGGRKNDPANFTEVEAGQLTFRNAADLYLYPNTLVAMKVKGKEVKEWLECSAGQFNQIDANSTAPQSLIEWDNFRTYNFDVIDGVNYQIDVTQPAKYDANCKVVNPESERIVGLTYQGQPIDMEQDFLIATNNYRAYSAKFPGTGVEYIAFDAPDENRTVLANYISRVSKEQGKVSPTADNNWSFAPIETSKKLDIRFETSPSEKAAQFIKEKGQYPMKRVATDDVGFGVYQIDLTK
- a CDS encoding lysophospholipid acyltransferase family protein, with the protein product MIDSPFRLPRYTPFGLGESVVEWATGLSKLDRLYQDRQNELSSFEFMNYTLSALNIDYSIASGSTENIPKQGPVVIVANHPLGAIEGVILADLVGSVRKDVKVLANELLKRLPELDDLFIGVDVFNSKESKRTNAKAIRDANRHLADGGLLIVFPAGEVSSYRKGGKTLTDIEWSKSIAKFVKRHQAATVPIFINGKNSELFYQAGRIHPILRTALLGRELLNKQATTISISIGSSIPYSEITSLEQEVDIVNYLRLNTYLMSQQQTSETTTKPSSFDTQVIAPISSQVLTTEIDSLPAEMKLLEQGEFEVYCTPSQSIPNLMREIGRVREESFRDVGEGSGLACDLDEYDLYYHQLFIWNKAKSELVGAYRLGMVDQLITEHGLDKLYSRSLFNYNQEFIDTLEHSIELGRSVVSKPYQKSLNSLLLLWKGIATFVSRHPQYTHLFGPVSISNDYSHSARLLIATTLSIHHYDKEKASLVSPSSPLTNSNHVFWQNHLLSSLASVPLLSKVLARMEQGKGLPVLLRQYLGMNGKLVCFNVDPSFNNALDGLIVVNLKKVSVKTLGKYMGKEQAQNYLDRHSNSQTQ
- a CDS encoding Crp/Fnr family transcriptional regulator, with the translated sequence MHRALTEQLESFGFTPPQIESLLEIAKPLELPTRHILTNQGEMPDSFYFIVEGLCHACYLTEEGKQYSKEFYWEHDWVIGFESLIKQQPSPYLLETLTPISLFELPMQALTEWRETNNPLYLKLLETQLMYKENKERFMLLYTPEQRYQLFCEHYPDLLQRLNDNQIAAYLGITAISLSRIKSRINNG
- a CDS encoding GNAT family N-acetyltransferase, which gives rise to MITWSTPTFAELTTTELYELLKLRVDVFVVEQTCPYSELDGKDTQPGVHHLLGYEDGQLIACARLLPAGTTYDNVSIGRIATKAEARGAGLGHKLLAQAIKRSHELWPNSTIDIGAQQHLEAFYQSHGFVTISEMYLEDDIPHIDMRLQG
- a CDS encoding DMT family transporter: MSNITLGILLLVAGNFFASLSDVAVKLLNGEVPPLQYIFFRQLLSLLLITPLWLKQNRVQRRLKQAKITFARGQLILIGSGCMVVAITHLPLATANAVFYVAPLLMLPLSILLLGERPALGKVVATTIGFIGALIVLRPSQFHWAAVFALGTACTLALFNVLVRKLPSEQSVVTTLWWTTLFSLPAALILCVLFWSPISWGHLGYIALSATLILAYNGLAVSAYQKAHSSQIALAEYSGLVFVALIGMIWFNEIPDILTFIGILLIVLPLAPIPRIKKGAR
- a CDS encoding LysM-like peptidoglycan-binding domain-containing protein, giving the protein MNRRHKKKQQVDYLQLCKDKFSAIEFGDAKDKIRDLWQRLPKLHQRALMVLTPVVLLLLIIPFPKAEKTKSAPAASRVELEINTVGLSEQQSEQQQSLKSSHWKEYLVQQGDTLAQVFRNNQLPLSDLNALVRIEGDDKPLSQIRKGQLVRFKLAENGQLDILQLEKGGSSVMFFRLSDGGFGRSK
- a CDS encoding FKBP-type peptidyl-prolyl cis-trans isomerase; translation: MSEVKFETVEQKASYGIGLQMGQQLAGSGLEGLNVDAIAAGIATALTGDMPAIEVDEINKALQELHTRAEAIRQEAAKAAAADGEAFLTDNALRPEVTVLESGLQYEVITEGTGEIPTADKQVRVHYHGELTDGTVFDSSVSRGQPAEFPVTGVIQGWVQALQMMPVGSKWKLYIPQDLAYGERGAGAAIPPFAALVFEVELLAIL